One genomic region from Vidua macroura isolate BioBank_ID:100142 chromosome 18, ASM2450914v1, whole genome shotgun sequence encodes:
- the TCTN1 gene encoding tectonic-1 isoform X2 codes for MRVLPRTFFPNHLRGLHLDNYTRNPSRGSEGSVPPHDRRAVPQGAGWHKRPPGTTTTARSSQNPARGLPPKLPAPGGGDEGARGRLKEPHTPGPCPPFARHVPGARPFPSARQVSRERGSPFPSCPARPGNAPLLRAAAMAAPPGLGVFFALILLLFPPPALRAEEPAAEPADARDAAQARVHSAPAPVTDVARLCVCDLLVAQCDTNCCCDPDCSAEDFSLFTTCSVPLVIGDSQLCSQKAAVYSLDVEANPPERIFKIIDQVNPSIFCIHATNYKQALYLKSPEIPTAENFDQLLDKFGGATFSAEPDTWNLDTDAQNPPEANETSRYEYGVPVQTEDAFLRLPSPVVSSWCSDANPAGFLVNQATKCIRSVSVEKCDSIQALSMLFYINSSILAVPKSSQMVNITVQSIVVQSLHGMRTLLSSSDVLRLPMVLDELCINAVFGVNYHITHTDTGEIIEAAAAFVLGAISKEELSIEQSFEIGFTQENTQPVPLSGNPGYVVGLPVRAGFQPQGSGIIQSSNKHSQLTILHSTSTQDCLAAQGARAPVLFGYNMISGCKLRITAAMKCQPLAQTLLDVLKGQSFPEYVASFGNSQAQDVLDWVPITQLHISEQSSCQIPVSLGIEVKWTKYGSLVNPQARIVNVTATITTTTLKQLPSGRERIIPITSSVVFTDISSPAEPSYKAWPTINIKLPFDFFYPFV; via the exons atgcgTGTCCTTCCAAGAACTTTTTTCCCAAACCACCTACGTGGGTTACACTTGGATAACTACACCCGAAACCCTTCCCGTGGCTCTGAGGGGTCGGTGCCCCCTCATGACCGCCGGGCTGTTCCTCAGGGCGCTGGCTGGCACAAGCGGCCGCCTGGCACCACCACGACGGCCAGATCCAGCCAGAACCCTGCGCGTGGCCTCCCTCCGAAGCTCCCCGCGCCGGGGGGGGGCGATGAAGGAGCCCGAGGGCGGCTGAAGGAGCCGCACACCCCGGGCCCGTGCCCTCCCTTCGCCCGCCATGTTCCCGGGGCGCGGCCCTTCCCCTCCGCCCGCCAAGTCTCGCGAGAGCGGGGCTCGCCCTTCCCGTCATGCCCCGCGCGCCCTGGCAACGCGCCGTTGCTAAGGGCGGCCGCCATGGCGGCGCCGCCGGGGCTCGGGGTTTTCTTCgccctcatcctcctcctctttccgCCGCCGGCGCTCCGGGCAGAAGAGCCGGCCGCGGAGCCCGCAGACGCTCGTGATGCCGCACAGGCGCGGGTCCACAGCGCGCCGGCCCCGGTCACGGACG TTGCCAGGCTGTGCGTCTGCGACCTGCTGGTGGCACAGTGTGACACCAACTGCTGCTGTGACCCCGACTGCAGCGCCGAGGACTTCAGCCTCTTCACCACGTGCTCGGTCCCGCTGGTCAT aGGTGACAGCCAGCTGTGTAGTCAGAAAGCTGCTGTGTATTCTCTTGATGTTGAAGCAAATCCACCAGAAaggatatttaaaataattgacCAAGTCAATCCCAGTATTTTCTGCATTCATGCTACAAACT aTAAACAAGCCCTGTACCTTAAATCCCCTGAAATCCCAACAGCAGAAAATTTTGATCAGTTGCTTGACAAATTTGGAGGTGCTACTTTCAGTGCTGAGCCTGACACCTGGAATTTGGATACAGATGCTCAAAATCCCCCTGAGGCAAATGAAACTTCCAGATATGAG TATGGGGTTCCTGTCCAGACAGAGGATGCATTTCTAAGGCTGCCAAGTCCTGTTGTCTCTTCTTGGTGCTCTGATGCAAACCCTGCAG gttttttAGTAAACCAAGCCACAAAATGCATTAGATCAGTAAGTGTGGAAAAATGTGACAGCATTCAAGCACTTAGCATGTTGTTTTATATCAACTCCAGCATTTTGGCA GTGCCCAAATCAAGTCAGATG GTGAATATTACTGTCCAGTCCATAGTTGTCCAGTCTCTGCATGGAATGAGGACTTTACTGAGCAGCAGTGATGTCCTGAGGCTCCCAATGGTTTTGGATGAACTGTGCATCAATGCAGTTTTTGGG GTGAATTATCACATTACCCACACAGACACAGGAGAAATAatagaagctgctgctgcttttgtcttGGGGGCAATTAGCAAAGAAGAACTTTCAATAGAGCAGAGCTTTGAAATCGGCTTCACTCAG GAAAATACACAGCCAGTTCCTCTCAGTGGCAATCCTGGTTATGTTGTTGGGCTGCCTGTCAGAGCAGGATTCCAGCCTCAAGG ATCTGGCATCATTCAGAGTAGTAACAAACACAGCCAACTCACCATTCTGCACAGCACATCCACCCAGGactgcctggcagcacagggagccagAGCCCCAGTATTATTTGGTTATAACATGATATCAGGCTGTAAGTTACG aaTTACAGCAGCTATGAAATGCCAGCCTTTGGCTCAGACCCTCCTTGATGTGCTGAAGGGCCAAAGCTTTCCTGAGTATGTGGCCTCATTTGGGAATTCTCAAGCCCAGGATGTGCTCGACTGGGTGCCAATAACTCAGCTCCACATCTCGGAACAG AGCTCATGCCAAATACCTGTGTCACTGGGAATAGAAGTGAAGTGGACTAAATATGGATCCCTGGTCAATCCACAAGCCAGGATAGTGAATGTTACAGCCACAATCACTACCACCACACTGAAGCAG CTTCCCTCAGGAAGGGAAAGGATTATTCCTATAACAAGTTCTGTGGTTTTCACTGACATTTCTTCACCTGCAGAGCCAAGCTACAAAGCTTGGCCCACCATTAACATCAAGTTACCCTTTGACTTTTTCTATCCCTTTGTCTAA
- the TCTN1 gene encoding tectonic-1 isoform X1, producing MRVLPRTFFPNHLRGLHLDNYTRNPSRGSEGSVPPHDRRAVPQGAGWHKRPPGTTTTARSSQNPARGLPPKLPAPGGGDEGARGRLKEPHTPGPCPPFARHVPGARPFPSARQVSRERGSPFPSCPARPGNAPLLRAAAMAAPPGLGVFFALILLLFPPPALRAEEPAAEPADARDAAQARVHSAPAPVTDVARLCVCDLLVAQCDTNCCCDPDCSAEDFSLFTTCSVPLVIGDSQLCSQKAAVYSLDVEANPPERIFKIIDQVNPSIFCIHATNYKQALYLKSPEIPTAENFDQLLDKFGGATFSAEPDTWNLDTDAQNPPEANETSRYEYGVPVQTEDAFLRLPSPVVSSWCSDANPAGFLVNQATKCIRSVSVEKCDSIQALSMLFYINSSILAVPKSSQMVNITVQSIVVQSLHGMRTLLSSSDVLRLPMVLDELCINAVFGVNYHITHTDTGEIIEAAAAFVLGAISKEELSIEQSFEIGFTQENTQPVPLSGNPGYVVGLPVRAGFQPQGSGIIQSSNKHSQLTILHSTSTQDCLAAQGARAPVLFGYNMISGCKLRITAAMKCQPLAQTLLDVLKGQSFPEYVASFGNSQAQDVLDWVPITQLHISEQEPTGGENGAGNAEISWKNLMEYSQRRVSLLLYKLHLIKLVSRHLSYGSGQHSSCQIPVSLGIEVKWTKYGSLVNPQARIVNVTATITTTTLKQLPSGRERIIPITSSVVFTDISSPAEPSYKAWPTINIKLPFDFFYPFV from the exons atgcgTGTCCTTCCAAGAACTTTTTTCCCAAACCACCTACGTGGGTTACACTTGGATAACTACACCCGAAACCCTTCCCGTGGCTCTGAGGGGTCGGTGCCCCCTCATGACCGCCGGGCTGTTCCTCAGGGCGCTGGCTGGCACAAGCGGCCGCCTGGCACCACCACGACGGCCAGATCCAGCCAGAACCCTGCGCGTGGCCTCCCTCCGAAGCTCCCCGCGCCGGGGGGGGGCGATGAAGGAGCCCGAGGGCGGCTGAAGGAGCCGCACACCCCGGGCCCGTGCCCTCCCTTCGCCCGCCATGTTCCCGGGGCGCGGCCCTTCCCCTCCGCCCGCCAAGTCTCGCGAGAGCGGGGCTCGCCCTTCCCGTCATGCCCCGCGCGCCCTGGCAACGCGCCGTTGCTAAGGGCGGCCGCCATGGCGGCGCCGCCGGGGCTCGGGGTTTTCTTCgccctcatcctcctcctctttccgCCGCCGGCGCTCCGGGCAGAAGAGCCGGCCGCGGAGCCCGCAGACGCTCGTGATGCCGCACAGGCGCGGGTCCACAGCGCGCCGGCCCCGGTCACGGACG TTGCCAGGCTGTGCGTCTGCGACCTGCTGGTGGCACAGTGTGACACCAACTGCTGCTGTGACCCCGACTGCAGCGCCGAGGACTTCAGCCTCTTCACCACGTGCTCGGTCCCGCTGGTCAT aGGTGACAGCCAGCTGTGTAGTCAGAAAGCTGCTGTGTATTCTCTTGATGTTGAAGCAAATCCACCAGAAaggatatttaaaataattgacCAAGTCAATCCCAGTATTTTCTGCATTCATGCTACAAACT aTAAACAAGCCCTGTACCTTAAATCCCCTGAAATCCCAACAGCAGAAAATTTTGATCAGTTGCTTGACAAATTTGGAGGTGCTACTTTCAGTGCTGAGCCTGACACCTGGAATTTGGATACAGATGCTCAAAATCCCCCTGAGGCAAATGAAACTTCCAGATATGAG TATGGGGTTCCTGTCCAGACAGAGGATGCATTTCTAAGGCTGCCAAGTCCTGTTGTCTCTTCTTGGTGCTCTGATGCAAACCCTGCAG gttttttAGTAAACCAAGCCACAAAATGCATTAGATCAGTAAGTGTGGAAAAATGTGACAGCATTCAAGCACTTAGCATGTTGTTTTATATCAACTCCAGCATTTTGGCA GTGCCCAAATCAAGTCAGATG GTGAATATTACTGTCCAGTCCATAGTTGTCCAGTCTCTGCATGGAATGAGGACTTTACTGAGCAGCAGTGATGTCCTGAGGCTCCCAATGGTTTTGGATGAACTGTGCATCAATGCAGTTTTTGGG GTGAATTATCACATTACCCACACAGACACAGGAGAAATAatagaagctgctgctgcttttgtcttGGGGGCAATTAGCAAAGAAGAACTTTCAATAGAGCAGAGCTTTGAAATCGGCTTCACTCAG GAAAATACACAGCCAGTTCCTCTCAGTGGCAATCCTGGTTATGTTGTTGGGCTGCCTGTCAGAGCAGGATTCCAGCCTCAAGG ATCTGGCATCATTCAGAGTAGTAACAAACACAGCCAACTCACCATTCTGCACAGCACATCCACCCAGGactgcctggcagcacagggagccagAGCCCCAGTATTATTTGGTTATAACATGATATCAGGCTGTAAGTTACG aaTTACAGCAGCTATGAAATGCCAGCCTTTGGCTCAGACCCTCCTTGATGTGCTGAAGGGCCAAAGCTTTCCTGAGTATGTGGCCTCATTTGGGAATTCTCAAGCCCAGGATGTGCTCGACTGGGTGCCAATAACTCAGCTCCACATCTCGGAACAG GAACCAactggaggagaaaatggggctgggaatgcagAAATAAGCTGGAAGAATCTCATGGAATATTCACAGAGGAGAGTTTCACTCTTGCTGTACAAGTTACATTTAATCAAACTGGTATCCAGGCACCTCAGCTATGGATCAGGGCAACAT AGCTCATGCCAAATACCTGTGTCACTGGGAATAGAAGTGAAGTGGACTAAATATGGATCCCTGGTCAATCCACAAGCCAGGATAGTGAATGTTACAGCCACAATCACTACCACCACACTGAAGCAG CTTCCCTCAGGAAGGGAAAGGATTATTCCTATAACAAGTTCTGTGGTTTTCACTGACATTTCTTCACCTGCAGAGCCAAGCTACAAAGCTTGGCCCACCATTAACATCAAGTTACCCTTTGACTTTTTCTATCCCTTTGTCTAA
- the HVCN1 gene encoding voltage-gated hydrogen channel 1 codes for MSRYLKHFTVVGDDPVQWSNDYRKWEEEEEAGEKQPDAEIKLEPPRRHISFQYMMKKLFSSHRFQIGVVCLVILDALLVLGELLMDLKIIHPDRYNITPKVFHYLSLSILTIFLVEVGFKVFVYRREFFHHKFEVLDAIVVVVSFILDIVLIFREHEFEAVGLLILLRLWRVARIINGIILSVKTRSEQQVSKLKQANLKLATRVEQLEHSCLEKEQEIERLNNILKQHGLLSQQK; via the exons ATGTCCAGGTACCTGAAGCACTTCACGGTGGTGGGCGATGACCCCGTGCAATGGAGCAACGACTATCGGaaatgggaggaggaggaggaggctggggaaAAGCAACCAGATGCAGAGATCAAGCTGGAGCCCCCCAGGAGACACATCTCCTTCCAGTACATGATGAAAAAGCTCTTCAGCTCTCACAGGTTTCAG ATTGGGGTTGTCTGCTTGGTGATCCTGGATGCCTTGCTGGTTCTTGGGGAATTGCTTATGGATTTGAAAATCATCCATCCGGACAGATATAATATAACCCCAAAG GTTTTCCACTACCTCTCCCTGTCCATTTTAACCATCTTCCTGGTTGAGGTGGGGTTTAAAGTCTTTGTCTACCGCCGGGAGTTCTTCCACCACAAGTTCGAGGTGCTGGATGCGATCGTTGTCGTCGTGTCCTTCATCCTCGACATCGTCCTCATCTTCCGGGAGCACGAGTTTGAGGCCGTGGGGCTCCTGATCCTCCTGCGGCTCTGGAGGGTGGCCCGGATCATCAACG GAATAATTTTATCGGTGAAGACCCGCTCGGAGCAACAAGTGTCCAAGTTAAAGCAAGCAAACCTGAAACTTGCCACAAGGGTGGAACAACTGGAACACAGCTGTTTGGAGAAG GAGCAAGAAATTGAGAGGCTGAATAACATATTGAAACAGCACGGACTCCTCAGCCAGCAAAAATAA